GCATTAGTTGTGGGTATGCTTTGTCTTACTTTAAGTCATTGGTTTAAATCTAAAGAACAAGTGCATACAAATCAAAAAATTTACGTATACAATTGGGGCGAATATATTGATCCAGAGTTAATTAAGAAATTTGAAAAAGAAACTGGCATTCAAGTCGTTTATGAAACTTTCGATTCAAATGAAGCGATGGAAGCCAAAATTCGCAATGGCGGTACACATTATGATGTTGCTTTTCCTAGTGAATATACAGTTCAAAAATTGAAAAGAGATCATTTATTGTTACCAATAGATCATAATAAGGTACCTAATATTAAAAATTTAGATTCAGATTATATGAATATGTCATTTGATAGAGGCAATAAATATTCTTTACCTTATTTCTTTGGAACTGTAGGTATTTTATATAATAAAGAAAAGTATCCAAATGAATCATTTGATAGTTGGAAGTCATTGTATAATCCTAAATTTAAAAACCAAATTTTACTAGTTGACGGTGCTAGAGAGATTATAGGCATGAGTTTGAATAAACTTGGGTATAATCTTAATGACCGTAATTCGCACCATTTAAAAGAAGCAGAGCGAGATTTAACCAAACTAGCACCACAAGTAAGAGGTGTCGTAGGTGATGAAATTACCATGATGCTTCAACAAAATGAAGGTAACATAGCGGTTGTTTGGAGTGGTGTTGCAGCACCTCTAGTGCAAGAAGGGGATAAATATAATTATGTTATTCCTAAAGAAGGATCGAATTTATGGTTCGACAATATGGTAATTCCAAAAACGGCACAAAATAAAGAGGGTGCATATAAATTTATGAATTTTTTATTAGATGCTAAAAATAACAAGCAAAATACAGAATTCGTAGGCTATGCAACGCCAAACAAGGCTGCTCGACAATTGTTGCCTAAAGAGATTAAAGACGACCATCGTTTTTATCCGACTAAGAAAGAGCAAGAACGCCTTGAAGTTTATAAAGATTTAGGACCTGAAGTTTTAAGTGAATACAATGAAAACTTTTTGAATTTCAAAATGTCATTAAAATAAAATCATAAATAGTAGTTATTTACTGTATATTTAGTTATAATAACGGGATAAGTACTATAAGGAGTTGTAACGAATGACTGGAGAACAATTTACTCAAATTAAACGTCCAGTAAGTAGATTAACTGAAAAAGTTCTAGGTTGGTTATGTTGGGTGATGTTATTAGTGCTTACTGTCATTACGATGTTTATAGCACTTGTTTCATTCAGTAATAACACATCGATTGCTAATCTTGAAAATACATTAAACAATAATGCATTTATCCAGCAATTATTAGCTGGAAATGGCTATAATACAACACAATTTGTAATATGGTTACAAAATGGTATATGGGCTATTATCGTTTACTTTATTGTTTGTTTGTTGATTTCATTTTTAGCTCTCATATCTATGAATATAAGAATCTTGTCAGGTTTCTTATTCTTAATATCAGCAATTGTAACGATTCCTTTAGTTTTACTTATCGTTACTTTAATCATTCCGATATTATTCTTTATTATTGCGATGATGCTATTTATAAGAAAAGATAAAGTTGAAATGGTTGCGCCACAATATTATGAAGAGTATAACGGACCGATTTATGATTATCGTGAACCTGTGTATGAGCGCCCCCAACCGAAAGATGATTATTATGATGTGCCTAAATATGAAAAAGAATTGGATAAATCAAATACTGTATATGATCAAGAACAGGAAAGAGATAAATATGATCAATTTCCTAAACGTGCAGTTGAAAGTGAATATAATCATGATGAGCGCACTGAGGAAGAACCATCAGTATTATCCAGACAGGCTAAATACAAACAAAAAAGTACTGAAGAACTAGGTATTGAAGATGATGGTTATTATGCAGAACCTGAAGTTGATCCAAAAGAATTGAAAGCACAACAAAAGCGAGAAAAAGCTGAAATTAAAGCTAAGAAAAAAGAAAAACGTAAAGCTTATAACCAACGAATGAAAGAACGTAGGAAAAATCAACCTAGCGCAGTTAGTCAACGTCGAATGAATTTTGAAGAGCGACGTCAAATTTACAACAATGATATTTCTGAAGAACGCAATTCAAGTGAAGTTAAGGACAAAAAAGAGCAAGAATAAATATTGATGATACCCAGATTAGTAAGCAGAGGTCTTTTGCTTATTAATCTGGGTTTTTATATGAGGTTAATTATCGATAACGTTTAATTAAAGTGTTTAGGTGTCATAATTTTAAATGACGATTTCTCATTACTATACACCTAAATTATCATCAATCTGAATTCAGATGTTTATTATAAAAATTAGATGAAAAATATGTTAATATACAAGTAATTTAATGTGCGTATATCTATAGGCTCGTAGTATACTTATTAAAATATTAAACAAAGAAAGGATTTTAAGATGAATAGAAAACCTGAATTAATCATGGCTTGGATTGCAAATAGTATTAGTATTATTTATTTATTAGTTATGGGGCTATCCTATTTTTCTTTAAAAAGTGGTAATGCATCACAACGTGAAGAATTAGCGAAGCAATTATCTCAGAACGGTGGCAAGGTTTCTTTAGATATGCTTCAGACAACAATGGGTGCATTAGCAATTATTTTATTAATTTCAACACTTTATGGTATATTTGCGACAATTTGTATTAAAGGACGTAGAAAATTATCGATTATACTTTTTGTTATCGCGATAATTGTAAGTTTGATGGCTCTTAATTTAATTGTAATTGTCTTATGGGTTATCGTGATGATTATGTTGATTTCTAAAAAAGAATCAAAAGAAACAACACATAAGGACGATGAGTATATTTATCATTAATATGTTCATAGCAAAAGAAAAACCATTAAAATGTTAAGTTGTTAATTATTAGATACAACCAACATTTTAATGGTTTTATTTTTAACTTTGTAGTTCTTGGAATGTTTGAACGATTAAATAGACATTTAAAATACTTAGAATAATAATAAGTGTCCATGAAATGATATTAACCCATGTTTTATTATAGAAAGGTCCCATCAAGTCTTTATTACTAGTAGCCAATTGTAATGGTATTAAACAGAATGGCAGAGCAATACTTAAAAATACTTGAGAGAATACAAGTAGTTGCTCAATTTTAGCTGCATTACCTTTAAAAATGATTAAGCATACGATAACAGGAATGACAGCAAGAGAACGTGTAATTAAACGTCTTAACCAATTTGGTATGTGTAATCTTAAAAATCCTTCCATTACAATTTGTCCTGCTAAAGTACCAGTAATCGTTGAATTTTGACCTGACGCTAATAATGCAACTGCAAATAATGTACTCATGATTGCACCCATTGTTGCACCTAGTACAGGTTCAGTTTTTAAGGCGTGATATAAATCATAGAAACCACCTAAATCGTCAGCATTTGAGTTGAAAAATAGTGATGCTCCTAACACTAATAATAAGCAATTGACTACAAATGCGATTGATAACTGAATGTTCGAATCTATCGTAGCAAATTTAATCGCTTGCGCTTTTTCTTCATTGTTATGTCTTGAGTATGTTCTAGATTGTACAATTGATGAATGTAAGTACAAATTATGAGGCATAATTGTAGCGCCAATAATACCTAATGCAATATAGAGAATGCCGTTATTTGTAATGATTTCACTATGTGGTATAAATCCATTTAACACAGCATTCAACTGTGGTGATGAAATATAGACTTCAAATATAAAGATGAATAACACTGTGAAAATTAATGTACCAACAATAGCTTCAATTTTTCTAAAACCATATTTCATTATAAAAAGTAGTAAAAATACATCAAGTACAGTTATTAGTGCACCGACGATTAAAGGTATGTTAAATAGGAGATTAAGAGCAATAGCACTACCAATAACCTCAGCAATATCTGTAGCGATAATTGCTAGTTCTGCAATGATCCAAAAGATTATAGCAATAGGTCTTGATAAATAATGTCGTGTCATTTGAGCTAAGTCCATACCTGTTGCTATTCCTAATCTCACTGTCATGCTTTGAAGTAACATTGCTGATAAACTTGAAATAAGAATTACGAATAGCAAAGTATAGCCATATTGGGCGCCACCTTGCATTGATGTTATCCAGTTTCCGGGATCCATGTAACCAACAGCGACTAATAACCCAGGTCCAAGAAATGATAAAAATTTCTGTTTATTTGAACTGCGATGATCGAATTTAATTGTATTGTTTATTTCGTCTAAACTTAATTGTTCATTTGTTGAATGTCGTTTATTATTCATTTTGACTCACCTCTACTTCTTATGGACAATATAATAACCTAATAAAATGTTTAGGCCAACCTAAATTTATTTTAATTTTTTTAAAAGTATGAATTATTATGTTGAACGTTCGATTTAATATTAAGAAAAAAGAGCACGAAATCATGGATGTGATTAAGTGCTCTATTATTTAAACAAAGTTATTTATGCAGAATAAAATGGTAAGAACTGATCGAAGGTTTCTTCTAAAAATGCAATAAATGCTTTGTCACTTTTTAATCTTTTATCTTGTGGTGTGATTGCACGCGCTATAAAGAATTCACCTTTTTTCACATTGATGGCTCTTTGTATCGCTTCTATTAAATCATCATCCGTTAAATCTTTAATAAATGGTTTATCAGGTTTCATATGATCTAAGCAAACACGATAATCATCAGGTAATTGTTGAATAGCTTTAAATTTTCTTTCAAAAACTTTTGCACGTGTTGCTTTATCTTTTGCTTCATGCATGATTCCAAACATAACAAACAGTTGATCTTCAAACATACCAATTTGGAAATGAGGTAACATTTTATAGCCTCTTTTGTTTGTTGCAAAAGCAACCCATGTATCTTTAGGAGGATTCACACTTCTTCTAGCATGCTTTGCTACGTGAGGATAAAATGTTTCACCAGTTTGACTTGTAAAGAAGTCACTAAAATATTCTCCTAATTCACGGAGTTGTGGTCGTATGTATTCGTTTAAAGCTTCCATTCGTGCGTCTAAGCCTTCTACGTTGAACGCTTTGAAATCTTTAGGTTTAAATGTATATTTTGTCATAGAGTACCTCCTGTATAGTGTTTAAAAATATTGTAGCATATGTTTTATCAATTGCGGCTTAAGACGCTCTCATTAAAATTAGTATTTTCATTTTTATCATAAGAAGTTATTTTTATAAAATGTTGATGTATAATAAAGATGTTAGGAGATGATGTTATGGCACTTTATGGATTTGCCCAAGGACTTATTCAAGAAGCAGGAATTAGAATTAAACAATTGATGGAGCAAAATTTAACAATTGAAACAAAGTCAAATCCGAATGACCTTGTTACAAATGTAGATAAAGCAACAGAAGATTTCATTTTTGATACAATTTTAGAAACATATCCCAATCATCAAGTATTAGGTGAAGAAGGGCATGGTCATGACATCGATACTTCCAAAGGTACGGTATGGATTGTTGACCCAATAGACGGTACATTGAATTTTGTTCATCAACAAGAAAATTTCGCAATTTCAATTGGTATTTATATCGATGGTAAACCTTATGCAGGTTTTGTATATGATGTTATGGCTGATGTCTTATATCATGCTAAAGTAGGGGAAGGTGCATATCGTGGTAGCCAACCCTTGAAACCATTGAATGATTCTAATCTAAGACAAAGCATTATTGGGATCAATCCGAACTGGTTAACTAAACCAATTTTAGGAGAAATCTTTAAAGAAATTGTTAATGATTCTAGAAGTGCAAGGGCATATGGTAGTGCAGCGCTTGAAATCGTTTCAGTTGCTACAGGTAATTTAGAAGCATATATGACGCCAAGACTTCAACCATGGGATTTTGCTGGCGGATTGGTTATTTTATATGAAGTAAATGGACAAGCTTCCAATTTACTAGGAGAACAATTAACAATTAGTGGTCCAAATTCAATCTTAGTTGGAAATCGTGGTCTCCATCAAGAAATTAGCAATGATTATTTAGAGCCCCACCATGATGCGTTAATACAATTACATGAACAACGATTTAAAAGAAAATCAAAATAATTACCAAAAGCGTAATATGTAGTCCTAACAATTAGGTAACATATTACGCTTTTATACCTTAAATAATAAAAACACGCGCCAATATAAAACCAGTTAAATGTTCATCATGAACATGTGTGGTCTTAAATCAACGCGTGTTATTGTCGATATAACTTATAGCCAATCGTTTTCTCGATATTTTTTCTTTGTAGTAAATCCAATTCCAAAGGTTGCAACGAGTAATATAAATGTTAAAATCATCATTGGTACATTTGATGCACCAACAGCAAAACTAAATAATACTAAGAAAACAACAGCTAATATAGAAAATACCCAAAAGATATTTTTAGATTTTTTTTGTTTCATCCTATCCCCACCTTTTGCTTATCTTTTCTCAATTATATGATATAATAAAAAAGTTGTAATTAAAAGTGGGATTTTACTTAAGAAAGAAGGAAACTATTTATATGACTAATAAAAGAGAAGATGTCCGCAATATAGCAATTATTGCTCACGTTGACCATGGTAAAACAACTTTAGTAGATGAGTTGTTAAAACAATCTGGTATATTCAGAGAAAATGAACATGTCGATGAACGTGCAATGGACTCTAACGATATCGAAAGAGAGCGTGGAATTACGATTCTAGCCAAAAATACGGCTGTTGATTATAAAGGTACACGTATTAATATTTTGGATACACCAGGACATGCAGACTTTGGTGGAGAAGTAGAACGTATTATGAAAATGGTTGATGGGGTTGTCTTAGTAGTAGATGCGTATGAAGGTACAATGCCTCAAACACGTTTTGTACTTAAAAAAGCGCTAGAACAAAACCTGAAACCTGTTGTTGTTGTTAATAAAATTGATAAACCATCAGCACGTCCAGAGGGTGTTGTAGATGAAGTTTTAGATTTATTTATTGAATTAGAAGCAAACGATGAACAATTAGAATTCCCTGTTGTTTATGCTTCAGCAGTAAATGGTACAGCTAGCTTAGATCCTGAAAAGCAAGATGATAATTTACAATCATTATATGAAACAATTATTGATTATGTACCAGCTCCAATTGATAACAGTGATGAGCCATTACAATTCCAAGTAGCATTGTTGGACTACAATGATTATGTTGGACGTATTGGTATTGGTCGTGTATTCAGAGGTAAAATGCGTGTCGGAGATAATGTATCACTAATTAAATTAGACGGTACAGTGAAAAACTTCCGTGTAACTAAAATCTTTGGTTACTTTGGATTAAAACGTTTAGAAATTGAAGAAGCACAAGCTGGAGATTTAATTGCTGTTTCAGGTATGGAAGACATTAATGTTGGTGAAACTGTAACACCACATGACCATCAAGAAGCATTGCCAGTTCTACGTATTGATGAGCCTACTCTTGAAATGACATTTAAAGTTAACAATTCTCCATTTGCTGGCCGTGAAGGTGACTTTGTAACAGCACGTCAAATTCAAGAACGTTTAAATCAACAATTAGAAACAGATGTATCTTTGAAAGTTTCTAACACAGATTCTCCAGATACATGGGTAGTTGCTGGTCGCGGTGAATTGCATTTATCAATCCTTATTGAAAATATGCGTCGTGAAGGTTATGAATTACAAGTTTCAAAACCACAAGTAATTATTAAAGAAATAGATGGTGTAATGTGTGAACCATTTGAACGTGTGCAATGTGAAGTGCCACAAGAAAATGCAGGTGCTGTTATTGAATCATTAGGTGCACGTAAAGGTGAAATGGTTGATATGACTACAACTGATAATGGACTTACACGTTTAATCTTTAATGTACCGGCTCGTGGTATGATTGGTTATACGACTGAATTTATGTCAATGACAAGAGGTTACGGTATTATTAACCATACATTTGAAGAATTTAGACCACGTATTAAAGCACAAATTGGCGGTCGTCGTAATGGTGCATTAATTTCAATGGATCAAGGTTCTGCAAGTACTTATGCCATTTTGGGACTTGAAGATAGAGGTGTAAACTTCATGGAACCTGGTACTGAAGTTTATGAAGGTATGATTGTTGGTGAACATAATCGTGAAAATGATTTAACTGTTAACATCACTAAAACAAAACATCAAACTAACGTACGTTCTGCAACGAAAGACCAAACACAAACAATGAATAGACCGCGTATTCTAACATTGGAAGAAGCGTTACAATTCATTAATGATGATGAACTTGTTGAGGTTACACCAGAAAGTATACGTTTAAGAAAGAAAATTTTAAACAAAAATGTTCGTGAAAAAGAAGCAAAGCGTATCAAACAAATGATGCAAGAAAACGAATAATTTAACATAATAAAAGAGAAGCTGAGCGATGAAAGTTGCTTAGCTTCTCTTTTGGCATATAATATTTGAAAAAGTGTTTAAATGCTATTATTTCCTGTTACTTTCACATTTTCAAATTTCTAACTTGTTTATTCAGATATTAATCGAGCGGATAGTGTTGCGCACGTTGTTTAGGTGTGTCTAATCGACTTTTACAATCATCACACATAAATGTTCGAATAGGATTGTTTTTAAGTCGTTTAGACTCAGTTGTGCGCTCATCTATAAATACTTTTGCATCACAGATAATGCATTGCACTTGTCTCAAATTAAATCACCTCAATATGAGTTACATGGTTGATTCGATATGAATAACCATCTTCTTGATTGTAAATAAAACTATCTACACCATTATCGCTGTAAAGTCGTTTACCGTCTTTTGCAAATTGGAAAAATAAATAGGGTAATAGATCTATCGGTATATCTAAATGATCATGCTCATTTGATAATCGAATAGTAGTTGCAGAGTCATGTGGTTCGGAATGTTTGAAAAATGGTGTCATATTAATGACAAATGAACCTTCTAACATGGCACGTTTTTTATATTTTATTTCTGAATTTAAAGTAGGCGGATTAGTTTGTCCTTCTAGGATAGCACGATTCCATTCATGATTATCTTCAAAGTCGATTGGTTTTGAACCATCAAATACACCTTTTTCTAAATCTTCGATGCTAACTTTTCTATCATCGAAAATCCAAGTCGTACTATCTAATGTTATAGGAAACTTTACGGCTCCTTTAATTTGTATCATTTTCCCACTCCCTATCAATGTATATAGCATTATTTTAACACAAATTGCTAACGACACATTTTAAATCTACTTGCTTTTTAATATTTAGTAAGATAAACTTTTAGTAAGACTTGAGAATTTATATAGAGGGGGAGCGTGTCATGGCGAAACAAGCAACAATGAAAAATGCAGCTTTGAAACAATTGACTAAAGATGCTGATGAAATCTTGCATCTGATTAAAGTTCAACTAGATAATTTAACATTACCTTCATGCCCATTATATGAAGAAGTACTAGATACACAAATGTTTGGACTTCAAAAAGAAGTTGATTTTGCTGTTAAATTAGGTTTAGTTGACCGCGAAGATGGCAAACAAATTATGTTACGTCTTGAGAAAGAACTTTCAAAATTACATGAAGCTTTTACACTTGTTTAAGGTTTAATATATAAGCATATTAAAATGGCGTGAGATATCGACAATTGAGCTGCGCCGATTTTATATTTATAGTTTAATTACTGATTAAAGTGGCTGTTATGTTGTCTTCTTGATGACATGTCAGTCACTTTTATTGGGTTTTAGCAATTCACGATATTAAGTAAACAAATATTCTATAAATTACCTCAAGAGACCTGTTAATATTTGTGATTATGACTGTGTCATGTATATAATAAGTAACATGGATTTTTAAAATTAA
The genomic region above belongs to Staphylococcus aureus and contains:
- a CDS encoding YlaI family protein — translated: MRQVQCIICDAKVFIDERTTESKRLKNNPIRTFMCDDCKSRLDTPKQRAQHYPLD
- a CDS encoding Nramp family divalent metal transporter translates to MNNKRHSTNEQLSLDEINNTIKFDHRSSNKQKFLSFLGPGLLVAVGYMDPGNWITSMQGGAQYGYTLLFVILISSLSAMLLQSMTVRLGIATGMDLAQMTRHYLSRPIAIIFWIIAELAIIATDIAEVIGSAIALNLLFNIPLIVGALITVLDVFLLLFIMKYGFRKIEAIVGTLIFTVLFIFIFEVYISSPQLNAVLNGFIPHSEIITNNGILYIALGIIGATIMPHNLYLHSSIVQSRTYSRHNNEEKAQAIKFATIDSNIQLSIAFVVNCLLLVLGASLFFNSNADDLGGFYDLYHALKTEPVLGATMGAIMSTLFAVALLASGQNSTITGTLAGQIVMEGFLRLHIPNWLRRLITRSLAVIPVIVCLIIFKGNAAKIEQLLVFSQVFLSIALPFCLIPLQLATSNKDLMGPFYNKTWVNIISWTLIIILSILNVYLIVQTFQELQS
- a CDS encoding DUF4064 domain-containing protein codes for the protein MNRKPELIMAWIANSISIIYLLVMGLSYFSLKSGNASQREELAKQLSQNGGKVSLDMLQTTMGALAIILLISTLYGIFATICIKGRRKLSIILFVIAIIVSLMALNLIVIVLWVIVMIMLISKKESKETTHKDDEYIYH
- a CDS encoding YktB family protein — translated: MTKYTFKPKDFKAFNVEGLDARMEALNEYIRPQLRELGEYFSDFFTSQTGETFYPHVAKHARRSVNPPKDTWVAFATNKRGYKMLPHFQIGMFEDQLFVMFGIMHEAKDKATRAKVFERKFKAIQQLPDDYRVCLDHMKPDKPFIKDLTDDDLIEAIQRAINVKKGEFFIARAITPQDKRLKSDKAFIAFLEETFDQFLPFYSA
- the auxB gene encoding lipoteichoic acid stability factor AuxB, which codes for MTGEQFTQIKRPVSRLTEKVLGWLCWVMLLVLTVITMFIALVSFSNNTSIANLENTLNNNAFIQQLLAGNGYNTTQFVIWLQNGIWAIIVYFIVCLLISFLALISMNIRILSGFLFLISAIVTIPLVLLIVTLIIPILFFIIAMMLFIRKDKVEMVAPQYYEEYNGPIYDYREPVYERPQPKDDYYDVPKYEKELDKSNTVYDQEQERDKYDQFPKRAVESEYNHDERTEEEPSVLSRQAKYKQKSTEELGIEDDGYYAEPEVDPKELKAQQKREKAEIKAKKKEKRKAYNQRMKERRKNQPSAVSQRRMNFEERRQIYNNDISEERNSSEVKDKKEQE
- a CDS encoding PotD/PotF family extracellular solute-binding protein; its protein translation is MKRFLQLIIGALVVGMLCLTLSHWFKSKEQVHTNQKIYVYNWGEYIDPELIKKFEKETGIQVVYETFDSNEAMEAKIRNGGTHYDVAFPSEYTVQKLKRDHLLLPIDHNKVPNIKNLDSDYMNMSFDRGNKYSLPYFFGTVGILYNKEKYPNESFDSWKSLYNPKFKNQILLVDGAREIIGMSLNKLGYNLNDRNSHHLKEAERDLTKLAPQVRGVVGDEITMMLQQNEGNIAVVWSGVAAPLVQEGDKYNYVIPKEGSNLWFDNMVIPKTAQNKEGAYKFMNFLLDAKNNKQNTEFVGYATPNKAARQLLPKEIKDDHRFYPTKKEQERLEVYKDLGPEVLSEYNENFLNFKMSLK
- a CDS encoding DUF5325 family protein, with the translated sequence MKQKKSKNIFWVFSILAVVFLVLFSFAVGASNVPMMILTFILLVATFGIGFTTKKKYRENDWL
- a CDS encoding inositol monophosphatase family protein, which translates into the protein MALYGFAQGLIQEAGIRIKQLMEQNLTIETKSNPNDLVTNVDKATEDFIFDTILETYPNHQVLGEEGHGHDIDTSKGTVWIVDPIDGTLNFVHQQENFAISIGIYIDGKPYAGFVYDVMADVLYHAKVGEGAYRGSQPLKPLNDSNLRQSIIGINPNWLTKPILGEIFKEIVNDSRSARAYGSAALEIVSVATGNLEAYMTPRLQPWDFAGGLVILYEVNGQASNLLGEQLTISGPNSILVGNRGLHQEISNDYLEPHHDALIQLHEQRFKRKSK
- the typA gene encoding translational GTPase TypA — protein: MTNKREDVRNIAIIAHVDHGKTTLVDELLKQSGIFRENEHVDERAMDSNDIERERGITILAKNTAVDYKGTRINILDTPGHADFGGEVERIMKMVDGVVLVVDAYEGTMPQTRFVLKKALEQNLKPVVVVNKIDKPSARPEGVVDEVLDLFIELEANDEQLEFPVVYASAVNGTASLDPEKQDDNLQSLYETIIDYVPAPIDNSDEPLQFQVALLDYNDYVGRIGIGRVFRGKMRVGDNVSLIKLDGTVKNFRVTKIFGYFGLKRLEIEEAQAGDLIAVSGMEDINVGETVTPHDHQEALPVLRIDEPTLEMTFKVNNSPFAGREGDFVTARQIQERLNQQLETDVSLKVSNTDSPDTWVVAGRGELHLSILIENMRREGYELQVSKPQVIIKEIDGVMCEPFERVQCEVPQENAGAVIESLGARKGEMVDMTTTDNGLTRLIFNVPARGMIGYTTEFMSMTRGYGIINHTFEEFRPRIKAQIGGRRNGALISMDQGSASTYAILGLEDRGVNFMEPGTEVYEGMIVGEHNRENDLTVNITKTKHQTNVRSATKDQTQTMNRPRILTLEEALQFINDDELVEVTPESIRLRKKILNKNVREKEAKRIKQMMQENE
- a CDS encoding YlaN family protein, encoding MAKQATMKNAALKQLTKDADEILHLIKVQLDNLTLPSCPLYEEVLDTQMFGLQKEVDFAVKLGLVDREDGKQIMLRLEKELSKLHEAFTLV